One stretch of Armigeres subalbatus isolate Guangzhou_Male chromosome 2, GZ_Asu_2, whole genome shotgun sequence DNA includes these proteins:
- the LOC134213057 gene encoding TBP-related factor, with translation MDIKPTDNSLKTMVSNPPPKTASSTGSNSITILQHPKLPPHSSMVIQMPMPTGPQEAINSILVRNCVATVSLGCELNLQAINFRLRNSEYNPARFHGVVMRIREPRCTALVFRSGKIVCTGARNEAGAFLAARKFARIIQKLGYNVRFLEFKVQNLVATVDLRFPIRLENLNQVHGQFSSYEPELFPGLIYRMVKPRVVLLIFVNGKIVFTGAKSEQEVSDSLENIYPILQSFRKN, from the exons ATGGATATTAAGCCGACGGATAATTCGCTCAAAACAATGGTGTCCAATCCACCCCCGAAGACCGCATCATCCACAGGTTCTAATTCTATTACAATACTTCAACATCCAAAG CTACCGCCACATAGCAGCATGGTAATACAGATGCCAATGCCCACCGGCCCACAGGAAGCAATAAATTCTATACTAGTCAG GAATTGCGTTGCCACCGTTAGCTTGGGCTGTGAGTTAAATCTGCAGGCAATTAACTTCCGTCTGCGAAACTCAGAATACAACCCGGCTCGCTTCCATGGGGTGGTGATGCGAATACGGGAGCCCCGCTGTACGGCGCTGGTTTTCCGCTCGGGAAAAATCGTCTGTACGGGGGCCCGCAACGAAGCGGGAGCCTTTCTGGCGGCCCGAAAATTCGCCCGAATCATACAGAAATTGGGCTATAACGTGCGATTTCTGGAGTTCAAAGTGCAGAACCTGGTGGCCACCGTAGATTTGCGGTTTCCGATTCGATTGGAGAATTTGAACCAAGTGCACGGTCAGTTCAGTTCGTACGAACCAGAGCTGTTTCCAGGGTTGATCTATCGGATGGTGAAGCCTCGGGTGGTGCTTCTGATTTTCGTCAATGGAAAAATTGTTTTTACTGGTGCCAAATCAGAGCAGGAGGTGAGCGATAGCTTGGAGAACATTTATCCTATTTTGCAAAGTTTTAGGAAAAATTAG
- the LOC134213056 gene encoding mitochondrial-processing peptidase subunit alpha, producing MALPFNTKTLTSRVFLNKCCRTIWRPYVSTGGANIEGGRASNLDGSTINVPSKEIVTPLPPLSQPIPDLPPVQYARPGDQSNVTQVTRLSNGLRVASENRFGQFCTVGVVIDSGPRYELAYPSGVSHFLEKLAFQSTQSFGEKDVIFKELEQHGGICDCQSSRDTFVYAASADSRGLDSVSRILADVVLRPKLATEEVDMARQAVKFELETLGMRPEQEPILMDMIHAAAFRDNTLGLPKLCPPQNADQIDRTLLLNYLKHHHSPDRMVLAGVGVPHDDLVRLAEKYFVEGSTTWDMEKIVAKDPAGVDGSIAQYTGGSKLEECAIPVYAAVGLPELAHVVIGLKGCSHQDKDFIAACVLNIMMGGGGSFSAGGPGKGMYTRLYTNVLNRYHWMYSATAYNHAYGDSGLFCIHATAPPTHIRSLVEVITRELYTMQAKPGDQELQRAKTQLQSMLLMNLEARPVVFEDIGRQVLATGERRRPEHFIQEIGKITAEDIQNVARRFLASPPALAARGEIKGIPDVKDIQTALAGEGRLPGNRRLSLFR from the exons ATGGCTTTGCCATTCAATACTAAAACCCTCACTAGTCGGGTGTTTCTGAACAAATG TTGCCGAACTATTTGGCGACCTTACGTCAGCACCGGTGGTGCGAACATAGAAGGAGGCCGTGCCAGCAACCTGGATGGATCTACTATCAACGTACCATCAAAAGAAATCGTCACCCCGCTACCCCCACTTTCGCAGCCGATTCCAGATTTGCCTCCCGTTCAGTATGCTCGGCCCGGAGACCAGAGCAACGTCACGCAGGTCACTCGACTTTCAAACGGGTTGCGGGTGGCCTCGGAGAATCGGTTCGGTCAGTTTTGCACCGTTGGTGTGGTGATCGATTCCGGACCACGATACGAGCTCGCATACCCAAGCGGAGTGTCCCATTTTCTCGAGAAGTTGGCATTCCAGTCGACACAATCTTTCGGAGAGAAGGATGTCATTTTCAAGGAACTCGAACAGCACGGCGGCATTTGCGATTGTCAGAGCTCGAGGGATACGTTTGTGTACGCGGCTAGCGCTGATAGTCGCGGATTGGATTCAGTTTCGCGGATTTTGGCCGACGTCGTGCTGAGACCAAA GTTGGCCACTGAAGAAGTCGACATGGCGAGACAGGCGGTAAAATTCGAGCTTGAAACGCTGGGAATGCGCCCAGAGCAGGAACCCATTCTGATGGATATGATTCATGCGGCTGCCTTCAGAGACAACACGCTAGGACTGCCGAAGCTCTGCCCGCCGCAGAATGCCGATCAAATCGATAGGACCTTGTTGCTGAACTACCTCAAACACCACCACAGTCCGGATCGGATGGTGTTAGCTGGAGTTGGCGTTCCCCATGACGATTTGGTTCGTTtagctgaaaaatattttgtggaagGATCCACCACATGGGATATGGAGAAGATCGTTGCTAAAGATCCGGCTGGTGTGGACGGTTCAATTGCGCAGTACACCGGTGGTTCAAAGTTGGAAGAATGTGCTATCCCGGTATACGCAGCGGTTGGACTTCCAGAGTTAGCTCATGTTGTAATTGGCCTCAAAGGATGCTCCCATCAAGACAAAGATTTCATTGCCGCTTGCGTGCTGAACATCATGATGGGTGGAGGCGGTTCATTTTCGGCTGGAGGCCCAGGGAAAGGCATGTACACTCGCCTCTACACGAATGTCCTGAATCGTTACCATTGGATGTACAGCGCCACTGCTTATAACCACGCGTACGGTGATTCCGGATTGTTCTGCATTCACGCTACTGCTCCTCCCACGCACATTCGAAGTCTTGTGGAAGTAATAACTCGTGAACTGTATACTATGCAAGCCAAACCGGGCGATCAAGAATTGCAACGCGCCAAAACTCAACTGCAAAGCATGCTACTGATGAATCTGGAGGCCCGTCCGGTCGTCTTCGAGGATATAGGACGACAGGTTCTGGCCACTGGAGAGCGCAGACGGCCAGAACATTTCATACAAGAAATCG gCAAGATAACTGCAGAGGATATTCAGAACGTGGCCCGAAGATTCCTTGCGTCGCCACCTGCTTTAGCAGCACGCGGCGAGATCAAGGGCATTCCCGATGTAAAAGACATCCAAACGGCTCTAGCCGGCGAAGGACGATTGCCCGGTAATCGGCGACTATCATTGTTTAGGTAA
- the LOC134210104 gene encoding mitochondrial import receptor subunit TOM20 homolog has protein sequence MKISKTIDEYVNGKTTIGIAAGVTGTLFLGYCIYFDHKPRKDPDFKKKLRVRRLEREIRGEKKENFFAFRPLSRSELTCYPNKKYSRITIQLHFYSGSATVKLGSGIVEMEISKTTIGIAAGVAGTLFLGYCIYFDHNARIFLQEIQMGEALISSGDIENGVEHLANAVIVCGQPAQLLQVLQQTLPAQVFTLLINRMRQ, from the exons ATGAAGATTAGTAAAACCATTGACGAATACGTCAATGGTAAAACTACCATCGGGATTGCAGCCGGCGTGACCGGAACACTGTTCCTGGGCTACTGCATCTACTTCGATCACAAGCCCCGCAAAGATCCGGACTTCAAAAAGAAGCTGCGAGTGAGGAGGTTAGAGAgagaaattcgtggagaaaAGAAGGAAAATTTCTTCGCTTTTCGACCTCTCTCTCGTTCCGAATTAACGTgctacccgaataaaaaatacagtagaattACAATACAAT tacatttttattcGGGTAGTGCCACCGTGAAACTCGGGTCCGGAATCGTTGAGATGGAGATTAGTAAAACTACCATCGGGATTGCAGCCGGCGTGGCCGGAACGCTGTTCCTGGGCTACTGCATCTACTTCGATCACAA TGCAAGaattttcctccaggaaattcagatGGGCGAGGCCCTCATCTCTTCCGGTGACATCGAGAACGGTGTCGAGCATCTGGCTAACGCAGTGATCGTCTGCGGCCAACCGGCACAGCTTCTCCAAGTCCTCCAACAGACCTTGCCAGCCCAAGTGTTCACACTACTGATCAATCGTATGCGGCAGTAA
- the LOC134213058 gene encoding endoplasmic reticulum transmembrane helix translocase, whose amino-acid sequence MTKDDGKRRRGGSLDELIQYVTLHIPTHVLLSGSILPFMVVYGLWCYLWMVVYGVEEYWEAGLLTLAGIGFIQILVCLCCFWSVHVQTFLNCRKAKCPEKARVVKVVPTENNGSSELVKLHCAKADGTGGAGNEGSVYWFLFQKTKYVWDADKKQFRSVEFPIHKTYEEYFESKGHQEDADVQLAEKTYGNNNMEMVVPEFLELFVERATAPFFVFQIFSVLLWCLDEYMYYSLFTLGMLISFECILVQQQLRNMSEIRKMGNKPYLINVFRNRKWRPIKSNMLVPGDLVSVTRSQDENLVPCDLLLIRGTCIVDESMLTGESVPQMKESLENTDEHKKELDVEADGKLYVLFGGTKVVQHSSPSKGAMRSPDSGCIGYVLRTGFNTSQGKLLRTILFGVKRVTENNLETFAFILFLLVFAVAAAVYVWIKGSEDPERNRYKLFLECTLILTSIIPPDLPIELSLAVNTSLLQLSKLFVFCTEPFRIPFAGKVQICCFDKTGTLTSDNLVVEGVAGLKKDTSITAINEIPESTAHVLGSCHSLVQLDDGLVGDPLEKATLTSIDWNLTKGDSVVPKRGKFKALRIYQRFHFSSTLKRMSVLAGHLVPFSNETCYIGTVKGAPEVVVKMLKTVPPNYEETYLEYSRRGARVLALGYKSFGTLDNATVRELKRADVEKDLEFAGFIIISCPLKPDSKYAIKEIIQASHKVMMITGDNPLTACHVAKELRFTKRTIVVLTRDDLDNTWYWESINREVRIPLAENRTVKDLYKDHDFCITGEGLQYLDTEKHSYLLKLMPYVTVFARFAPKQKEAVITTLKQLGFHTLMCGDGTNDVGALKHANVGVSLLSHQPTKAEKRQLRAVTAADGEVEKKKDKQEERKALTPRERAIMKHRENLSSTQDRLQKVLKDMDDEQVQIVKLGDASIAAPFTSRSSSINCVCHIIKQGRCTLVTTLQMFKILALNALISAYCQSVLYIDGVKNSDTQLTLHGLLTAACFLFITRSKPLKVLSKQAPLPNIFNLYSVTTILAQFAVHFTALIYLVNEANLRLPPREGKVKLNLDLAPDEKEEFVPNIVNSTVYIISMTMQIATVAVNYKGHPFMESMRENRLLYYAIFSSSTIVLFLALGIVPDLLTTFEVIDFESDFRKILVGVLVADMLLAYLVDRICSFLFGEMRKKTDIIA is encoded by the exons ATGACTAAAGACGACGGTAAGCGACGGCGAGGCGGCTCCCTGGATGAGCTGATCCAATATGTTACGTTGCACATTCCGACCCATGTTCTGTTGAGTGGAAGCATCCTGCCCTTCATGGTGGTGTACGGTCTCTGGTGCTACCTATGGATGGTCGTCTACGGCGTAGAGGAATACTGGGAAGCGGGACTGCTAACGCTGGCCGGAATAGGATTCATACAGATTCTGGTGTGCCTCTGTTGCTTCTGGAGTGTCCATGTACAGACTTTCCTCAACTGTCGGAAG GCAAAATGTCCGGAAAAAGCTAGAGTTGTAAAAGTGGtaccaacggaaaataacgggtCGTCCGAGCTGGTCAAGCTGCACTGTGCAAAAGCAGATGGAACCGGAGGCGCAGGTAACGAAGGATCGGTCTATTGGTTTTTGTTCCAGAAAACGAAATATGTGTGGGATGCGGACAAGAAGCAGTTCCGCAGTGTCGAATTTCCCATTCACAAGACATATGAGGAGTACTTCGAATCCAAAGGGCATCAGGAGGACGCCGATGTCCAGCTAGCGGAGAAGACCTACGGCAACAACAATATGGAGATGGTGGTCCCGGAGTTTCTCGAACTGTTCGTTGAACGGGCCACAGCTCCGTTCTTCGTGTTTCAAATCTTTTCGGTACTGTTGTGGTGCTTAGATGAGTACATGTACTATTCGTTGTTCACGCTGGGAATGTTGATTTCGTTCGAGTGCATTCTGGTGCAACAACAGCTGAGAAATATGTCAGAAATCAGGAAGATGGGAAACAAACCGTACCTGATCAACGTGTTTCGCAACAGAAAGTGGCGACCGATCAAGTCAAACATGCTGGTTCCGGGTGATTTGGTGTCGGTGACGCGATCTCAGGACGAGAATTTGGTACCTTGTGATCTGCTGTTGATTCGGGGAACGTGCATCGTAGATGAAAGCATGCTAACAG GTGAATCCGTTCCCCAGATGAAGGAGTCGCTAGAAAACACCGACGAGCATAAAAAGGAGCTAGATGTAGAGGCGGACGGAAAGTTGTACGTCTTGTTTGGCGGTACAAAGGTCGTTCAGCATTCCTCTCCGAGCAAGGGCGCCATGCGGTCACCGGACAGCGGTTGTATCGGGTATGTTCTGCGAACTGGTTTCAATACCTCTCAAGGAAAATTGCTGCGGACGATTTTATTCGGCGTGAAACGAGTGACTGAGAACAATTTAGAAACGTTTGCATTTATCCTATTCCTGCTGGTGTTCGCGGTTGCAGCTGCTGTGTACGTGTGGATCAAGGGCTCTGAGGACCCGGAACGAAACCGGTACAAGCTTTTCTTGGAGTGCACTTTAATTCTGACATCGATCATTCCACCGGATCTACCGATCGAACTTTCGCTGGCGGTGAACACCTCGTTGCTGCAGCTTTCTAAGCTGTTCGTATTCTGTACTGAACCATTCCGGATACCGTTCGCTGGAAAGGTACAAATTTGCTGCTTTGATAAGACTGGAACTTTGACTAGTGATAATTTGGTAGTGGAAGGCGTAGCAGGTTTGAAGAAAGATACCAGCATTACAGCTATCAACGAAATCCCTGAGTCCACTGCTCACGTACTGGGGTCTTGCCATTCGTTAGTGCAGCTGGATGATGGTTTAGTAGGAGATCCTCTTGAAAAAGCCACGTTAACATCGATTGATTGGAACCTGACCAAGGGCGACTCGGTGGTTCCAAAGCGAGGAAAGTTCAAAGCTTTGCGAATTTATCAACGATTCCATTTCTCATCCACATTGAAGAGAATGTCTGTATTAGCTGGTCATCTGGTTCCTTTTAGTAATGAGACGTGTTACATCGGTACTGTCAAGGGAGCCCCCGAAGTAGTGGTAAAAATGTTGAAAACGGTTCCACCGAACTACGAAGAAACTTATTTGGAATACTCTCGACGTGGGGCTCGCGTACTGGCTCTGGGCTACAAATCATTCGGAACACTTGATAACGCTACGGTTAGAGAACTGAAACGTGCCGATGTCGAGAAGGATCTTGAATTTGCCGgattcatcatcatttcatgccCACTAAAACCAGATTCAAAGTATGCTATCAAAGAAATTATTCAAGCATCTCATAAAGTGATGATGATTACCGGTGACAACCCGCTGACCGCGTGCCATGTAGCTAAAGAATTACGCTTTACCAAGCGTACCATTGTTGTTCTAACAAGGGACGATTTGGATAACACTTGGTATTGGGAATCGATCAATCGGGAAGTTAGGATCCCCCTGGCTGAAAATCGTACGGTTAAAGATTTGTACAAAGATCACGACTTTTGCATCACAGGTGAAGGGCTCCAATATCTGGACACTGAGAAGCATTCCTATCTGCTGAAGCTGATGCCGTACGTCACGGTGTTTGCGAGATTCGCCCCGAAACAGAAGGAAGCTGTCATCACTACACTGAAACAGTTGGGATTTCATACGTTGATGTGCGGCGATGGAACAAACGACGTGGGAGCCCTAAAGCACGCGAATGTAGGAGTTTCCTTGCTGAGCCATCAACCGACCAAAGCAGAGAAGCGTCAATTGCGAGCTGTGACTGCCGCCGATGGTGAAGtggaaaaaaagaaagacaAACAGGAAGAACGGAAGGCGCTCACGCCCCGAGAACGGGCGATTATGAAGCATCGGgaaaatttgagttcgacaCAGGACAGACTGCAGAAAGTTTTAAAAGATATGGACGATGAGCAGGTGCAGATCGTCAAGCTGGGCGATGCAAGTATTGCGGCACCGTTTACAAGTCGGTCTTCGTCGATCAATTGCG TTTGTCACATCATCAAACAGGGTCGTTGCACACTGGTCACAACACTGCAGATGTTCAAAATATTAGCTTTGAATGCGTTGATTTCTGCCTACTGTCAATCGGTGCTGTACATCGACGGCGTCAAGAACAGCGATACCCAGCTTACGCTGCATGGGCTGTTAACTGCCGCATGTTTCCTCTTCATAACTCGTTCGAAACCTCTAAAGGTTCTATCCAAACAAGCGCCGCTGCCGAACATTTTCAATCTGTATTCGGTCACTACTATTTTGGCCCAGTTCGCGGTACATTTCACGGCATTGATTTATCTGGTGAATGAGGCCAACCTACGATTGCCTCCAAG gGAAGGTAAAGTGAAACTTAATTTAGACCTAGCACCGGATGAGAAAGAAGAGTTCGTCCCAAATATTGTCAATAGTACGGTCTACATCATAAGCATGACGATGCAAATTGCGACGGTGGCCGTCAACTATAAGGGTCACCCCTTTATGGAAAGTATGCGGGAGAACCGGTTGCTGTATTATGCAATCTTCTCATCGAGTACGATTGTGCTCTTTCTGGCGTTGGGAATCGTGCCGGATCTGTTGACCACCTTTGAAGTGATAGACTTCGAGTCAGAT